A single region of the Manihot esculenta cultivar AM560-2 chromosome 12, M.esculenta_v8, whole genome shotgun sequence genome encodes:
- the LOC110627957 gene encoding CASP-like protein 5C1, giving the protein MEDVPGSMGTSASLALRLGQAIFSTASLFFMCLGIDFYSYTAFCYLVTVMGLLIPWSVTLVLVDVYSVFVKCLPHRPKVLSAIIIGDWVLSFLSLAAASSTASVTDLLLDVGTSYCPAKMCSRYQLSAAMAFLSWFLSFASALFNLWLLPSL; this is encoded by the exons ATGGAAGATGTGCCTGGTTCAATGGGGACAAGCGCGAGCTTGGCTCTGAGATTGGGCCAGGCTATTTTCTCTACGGCTTCTCTTTTCTTCATGTGTTTGGGCATTGACTTTTACAGTTATACTGCTTTCTG CTATTTGGTGACTGTAATGGGTTTGCTAATTCCATGGAGCGTAACTCTGGTGCTAGTGGATGTATATTCAGTCTTTGTTAAATGTCTACCTCATCGACCAAAAGTTCTATCAGCCATTATCATTGGAGATTGG GTTCTATCATTTCTATCATTAGCAGCAGCGAGCTCAACAGCAAGTGTTACAGATCTTCTTCTTGACGTTGGAACTTCATATTGCCCCGCAAAAATGTGTAGCAGATACCAGCTCTCTGCTGCTATGGCTTTCTTGTCATGGTTTCTGTCATTTGCTTCAGCTCTCTTCAATCTTTGGCTTCTTCCTTCTTTGTAA